In a genomic window of Aeromonas veronii:
- a CDS encoding bifunctional acetate--CoA ligase family protein/GNAT family N-acetyltransferase — MKASGLDRLFKPHSIAVIGASTDPLKAGHVIVRHLLAGQFKGPILPVTPRNKAIAGVLAYPDIASLPLTPDLAIICTRRERVLPLLETLGQKGAGAAIILAADFSPEERLELKRVCQQYGIRLLGPNSMGMLLPGQGINASFSPIAAKPGQVAFLSQSAAVSTTILDWAKQHELGFSAFISLGDHCDIDFGQLLDQLSRDSVTRAILIYMDKLHDARHFLSAARAASRNKPILVLKSGRHDPAHGLDNVYDAAIRRAGMLRVRDTHELFAAVETLNHSMTLKGERLAIISNGRGLANMAVDVLLERGGKLARPPLDIGSDATITTYQEALDSVLQEDGIDAILIIHAPSLTAPSAPLASHLIAHLKQHPRARRFNILTNWAGEYSAQEGRKLFTEAGFPTYRTPESAMAAFMHMVEYRRNQKQLMETPASLHGNQLNVELCQQLIRQAQDRKQLRLDTHLVHPILQAAGLSTLPTWIVTDAIEATLTAEQIGYPVAVKLRSPDILHKSAVHGVVLNLRTSAEVAQAADAILDRVRQHDPGARIEGLLVQRMARRSGGLELRVRIQQDAIFGPVILLGESGAEPQEMVAALPPLNQALARYQIIGALKSRKIREQATPERLDIDALGQVLCQLSELLLAFPEIQELDLHPLQACGAEMVVLDASLTLADPAIPTSNRLAIRPYPTELEEGAWLKDQRHILLRPIRPEDEPAHKQFVLQVSDEDRYKRFFADVGELGHEELARMTQIDYDREMAFVAVGQDGELQDQILGVVRAISTPDLSDAEFAILVRSDLKGVGLGKLMMEKIIRYAKEQGIGQLSGMTMPSNRGMVNLAKRLGFKIDVQMEDGVVNMALPCSQQAAEA, encoded by the coding sequence ATGAAAGCAAGCGGTCTGGATCGGCTGTTCAAACCCCACTCAATCGCTGTGATCGGCGCCTCGACCGACCCGCTCAAGGCGGGTCATGTGATCGTGCGCCACCTGCTGGCAGGCCAGTTCAAAGGGCCCATCCTCCCCGTCACCCCGCGCAACAAGGCCATCGCCGGCGTGCTGGCCTATCCCGATATCGCCAGCCTGCCGCTGACTCCGGATCTCGCCATCATCTGCACCAGGCGGGAGCGGGTCTTGCCGTTGCTGGAAACGCTCGGCCAGAAGGGCGCGGGGGCGGCCATCATACTGGCCGCCGACTTTTCCCCCGAGGAGCGGCTGGAGCTGAAACGGGTCTGCCAGCAATATGGCATTCGCCTGCTCGGCCCCAACAGCATGGGGATGTTGCTGCCCGGCCAGGGGATTAACGCCAGCTTTTCCCCCATTGCCGCCAAGCCGGGACAGGTCGCCTTTCTCTCGCAATCTGCCGCCGTCAGTACCACCATTCTGGATTGGGCCAAGCAGCATGAGTTGGGCTTCTCCGCCTTCATCTCCCTTGGCGATCACTGCGATATCGACTTCGGCCAGCTGCTGGATCAGCTCTCCCGCGACAGCGTCACCCGCGCCATCTTGATCTACATGGACAAGTTGCACGACGCACGCCACTTTCTCTCGGCGGCGCGGGCTGCCTCGCGCAACAAGCCGATCCTGGTGCTGAAAAGCGGGCGCCATGATCCGGCCCACGGCCTCGACAATGTCTATGATGCCGCCATCCGCCGCGCCGGTATGCTACGGGTACGGGATACCCACGAACTGTTTGCCGCGGTCGAAACCCTCAACCACTCCATGACCCTCAAGGGAGAGCGACTCGCCATCATCTCCAACGGCCGCGGGCTGGCCAATATGGCGGTGGATGTGCTGCTGGAGCGGGGCGGCAAGCTGGCTCGCCCGCCGCTCGACATCGGTAGCGATGCCACCATCACCACCTATCAGGAGGCGCTGGACAGCGTGTTGCAGGAGGATGGCATCGACGCCATCCTGATCATCCACGCCCCCTCGCTCACGGCACCGAGCGCGCCACTGGCCAGCCATCTTATCGCCCATCTGAAACAGCATCCCAGAGCGCGCCGTTTCAATATCCTCACCAACTGGGCGGGCGAATACTCGGCGCAAGAGGGTCGCAAACTCTTCACCGAGGCGGGCTTCCCGACCTACCGCACGCCAGAAAGCGCCATGGCCGCCTTCATGCACATGGTGGAGTACCGCCGCAACCAGAAGCAGTTGATGGAAACCCCGGCGTCACTGCATGGCAACCAGCTCAATGTCGAGCTGTGCCAGCAGCTGATCCGTCAGGCGCAGGATCGCAAACAGCTGAGGCTGGATACCCATCTGGTGCACCCGATTTTACAAGCCGCAGGTCTCTCGACTCTGCCAACCTGGATCGTCACCGACGCCATCGAGGCAACCCTGACCGCCGAGCAGATCGGCTATCCGGTGGCAGTGAAACTGCGCTCGCCCGATATCCTGCACAAATCTGCCGTTCACGGCGTGGTTCTCAACCTACGCACCTCGGCCGAAGTGGCGCAAGCCGCCGATGCCATTCTGGATCGGGTCAGACAACACGATCCGGGCGCCCGCATCGAAGGCTTGCTGGTGCAGCGGATGGCCCGCCGCAGCGGCGGCCTCGAGCTGCGGGTGCGGATCCAGCAAGACGCCATCTTTGGCCCCGTCATCCTGCTGGGCGAGTCAGGCGCCGAACCGCAGGAGATGGTGGCAGCCTTGCCACCGCTCAATCAGGCGCTGGCTCGTTACCAGATCATCGGTGCCCTCAAGAGCCGCAAGATCCGCGAACAGGCGACGCCGGAGCGACTGGATATCGATGCCCTCGGTCAGGTGCTCTGCCAACTCTCCGAGCTATTGCTCGCCTTTCCGGAGATTCAGGAGCTGGATCTGCATCCACTGCAAGCGTGCGGTGCCGAAATGGTGGTGCTGGATGCCAGCCTCACGCTGGCTGACCCCGCCATCCCGACCAGCAACCGACTGGCGATCCGCCCCTACCCGACCGAGCTGGAGGAGGGTGCCTGGCTTAAAGATCAGCGCCATATCCTGCTGCGCCCGATCCGGCCGGAAGATGAACCGGCTCACAAACAGTTCGTACTGCAGGTCTCTGATGAAGACAGGTACAAACGCTTCTTCGCCGATGTGGGTGAGCTGGGCCATGAAGAGCTGGCTCGCATGACCCAGATCGATTACGACCGGGAGATGGCCTTCGTGGCTGTGGGGCAAGATGGCGAACTGCAGGATCAGATCCTCGGCGTAGTGCGCGCTATCTCGACCCCGGATCTGAGCGATGCCGAGTTTGCCATTCTGGTGCGATCGGACTTGAAAGGGGTGGGGCTCGGCAAATTGATGATGGAGAAGATCATCCGTTACGCCAAAGAGCAGGGGATTGGCCAACTATCCGGTATGACCATGCCCAGCAATCGCGGCATGGTCAACCTCGCCAAACGGCTGGGATTCAAGATCGACGTCCAGATGGAAGACGGGGTGGTCAATATGGCACTGCCCTGTAGCCAGCAGGCGGCAGAAGCCTGA
- the hemG gene encoding menaquinone-dependent protoporphyrinogen IX dehydrogenase: MDKILVLYSSRDGQTRKIVDVMLEQMPGCELVMHDLHTLPMCNLSKYAKVLIGASIRYGNFHPSLFSFIHAHQEQLEVANAAFFCVNLTARKPEKQTPQTNAYMKKFLRLSPWKPKTLGVFAGALQYSRYNWWQTRIIQLIMKITGGSTDTSKDIEFTDWEKVRSFAREFWSKR, encoded by the coding sequence ATGGACAAGATTCTGGTGCTTTATTCCTCTCGGGATGGCCAAACCCGCAAAATAGTCGATGTCATGCTGGAGCAAATGCCGGGATGCGAATTGGTGATGCACGACCTGCACACCTTGCCGATGTGCAACCTCAGCAAGTATGCCAAGGTCTTGATCGGTGCCTCCATTCGTTATGGCAACTTCCATCCCAGCCTGTTCAGCTTTATTCATGCCCATCAGGAGCAGCTGGAGGTGGCCAATGCAGCCTTCTTCTGCGTCAACCTGACCGCCCGCAAGCCAGAGAAGCAGACGCCGCAAACCAATGCTTATATGAAGAAGTTCCTGCGCCTCTCGCCCTGGAAGCCGAAAACCCTGGGCGTCTTTGCCGGTGCGCTGCAGTACTCCCGTTATAACTGGTGGCAGACTCGCATCATCCAGCTGATCATGAAGATCACCGGTGGTAGTACCGATACCAGTAAGGATATTGAATTTACCGATTGGGAAAAGGTGCGCAGCTTCGCACGCGAATTCTGGTCAAAAAGGTAG
- a CDS encoding TrkH family potassium uptake protein, with amino-acid sequence MHILSIIRIVGLLVALFSSTMLLPALVAFGYRDGGGAEFVSSFLIALLLGVVLWFPNRYHKKEMRSKEGFLIVVLFWTVLGSVGAVPFIMSDVPDMSVSEAFFESFSGLTTTGATVLTGLDNLPKAFLFYRQLLQWLGGMGIIVLAVAILPLLGIGGMQLYRAEIPGPVKDTKVTPRIAETAKALWFIYLLLTALCALAYWLAGMTLFDAVCHSFSTLSVGGFSTHDASIGFFNSPVINLITVVFLLLASVNFALHFTVFSHRPVRLGRYLYDSELKVFLAIQATLVMICFVALLTHGHYATWQEALNHGLFQAVSLGTTTGYSTTTYADWPSFLPMLLMFSAFIGCCAGSTGGGIKVMRFMILFMQGMRELKRLVHPRAIYTLKLGNRAVPERIVEAVWGYFATYIILFFMFMLLLLMTGLNEVTAFTAVAAAFTNVGPGLGEVSANFGNISPAAQWVLVVAMLFGRLEIFTLLVLFTPAFWRS; translated from the coding sequence ATGCACATCCTGAGCATTATTCGCATTGTTGGCCTGCTGGTTGCGCTGTTCAGCTCGACCATGCTGTTGCCTGCACTGGTGGCCTTTGGCTATCGGGATGGTGGGGGTGCCGAGTTTGTCAGCTCTTTTCTGATCGCCCTGCTGCTCGGCGTGGTGCTCTGGTTTCCCAATCGCTATCACAAGAAGGAGATGCGCTCGAAAGAGGGCTTCCTCATCGTGGTGCTGTTCTGGACCGTACTGGGCAGTGTGGGGGCGGTGCCCTTCATCATGAGCGACGTGCCGGATATGTCGGTCTCGGAGGCCTTCTTCGAATCTTTTTCCGGCCTGACCACCACAGGCGCAACGGTACTGACCGGGCTCGATAACCTGCCCAAGGCGTTCCTGTTCTACCGCCAGCTATTGCAGTGGCTGGGGGGGATGGGGATCATCGTATTGGCAGTGGCCATTCTGCCGCTGCTGGGTATCGGGGGCATGCAGCTCTATCGCGCCGAGATCCCGGGGCCGGTGAAGGATACCAAGGTGACGCCGCGCATCGCCGAAACGGCCAAGGCGCTCTGGTTCATCTATCTGCTGCTGACCGCGCTCTGTGCCTTGGCATACTGGCTGGCCGGGATGACGCTGTTCGATGCGGTCTGCCATTCGTTTTCGACTCTGTCGGTCGGTGGCTTCTCCACCCACGACGCCAGCATCGGTTTCTTCAACAGTCCGGTCATCAACCTCATTACTGTGGTGTTCCTGCTGCTGGCCAGCGTGAACTTTGCGCTCCACTTTACCGTTTTCTCTCACCGCCCGGTTCGGCTCGGGCGCTACCTCTATGACTCGGAACTCAAGGTTTTCCTGGCCATTCAGGCGACCCTGGTGATGATCTGTTTTGTCGCCTTGCTGACCCACGGACACTACGCCACCTGGCAAGAGGCGCTCAACCACGGGCTGTTCCAGGCGGTCTCTCTGGGCACCACCACCGGTTACAGCACCACGACCTATGCCGATTGGCCCTCGTTCCTGCCCATGCTGCTGATGTTCTCCGCCTTTATCGGCTGTTGCGCGGGCAGTACCGGCGGCGGCATCAAGGTGATGCGTTTCATGATCCTGTTCATGCAGGGGATGCGCGAGCTGAAGCGGCTGGTTCACCCCAGAGCCATCTATACCTTGAAGCTGGGGAATCGGGCGGTGCCCGAGCGCATCGTCGAGGCGGTGTGGGGCTACTTCGCTACCTATATCATTCTCTTCTTTATGTTCATGCTGCTGTTGCTGATGACGGGGCTGAACGAAGTAACCGCATTCACCGCCGTGGCGGCGGCTTTTACCAACGTAGGCCCGGGGCTGGGAGAGGTATCAGCCAACTTCGGCAACATCTCGCCAGCGGCCCAGTGGGTACTGGTGGTGGCCATGTTGTTTGGCCGATTGGAAATTTTCACGCTTCTGGTACTGTTTACTCCTGCATTCTGGCGTAGTTGA
- a CDS encoding YigZ family protein — protein sequence MAAAYSIPAAPLELTEEIKKSRFITLIAHTPTVEAAKGWVNEIKRQHPTARHHCWAFVAGAPQDSQVYGFSDDGEPSGTAGKPILAQLMGSGIGEICAVVVRYYGGIQLGTGGLVKAYGGGVGAALKQLPTLLKVPRTPSLIHCDYGDMGTVESLISSHNGELLAADYGQQVTLQVAWESSVWAQVDRELTDRTHGRVSLSPLDG from the coding sequence ATGGCAGCAGCGTACTCCATTCCGGCCGCCCCGCTGGAGTTGACCGAAGAGATAAAGAAGAGCCGCTTCATTACCCTGATTGCCCACACCCCGACTGTCGAGGCGGCCAAGGGGTGGGTCAACGAGATCAAGCGCCAACATCCGACCGCTCGCCACCACTGCTGGGCTTTTGTGGCTGGCGCACCGCAAGATAGCCAGGTCTATGGCTTCAGCGATGATGGCGAACCGTCCGGTACCGCGGGCAAGCCGATCCTGGCCCAGCTAATGGGTTCGGGGATCGGTGAAATCTGTGCCGTGGTGGTGCGTTACTACGGCGGCATCCAGCTTGGCACCGGTGGACTGGTCAAAGCTTATGGGGGCGGTGTCGGTGCCGCCCTCAAGCAATTGCCAACCCTGCTCAAGGTGCCGCGCACTCCCTCTCTCATTCACTGCGATTATGGTGACATGGGGACAGTCGAGTCGCTGATCAGTAGCCATAATGGCGAATTGCTGGCGGCGGATTACGGTCAGCAGGTCACCTTGCAGGTGGCGTGGGAGTCCTCGGTTTGGGCTCAGGTGGACCGTGAATTGACCGACCGGACTCATGGGCGGGTATCCCTCAGTCCCTTAGATGGCTAG
- the pepQ gene encoding Xaa-Pro dipeptidase, whose protein sequence is MSSYSQLFAQHLDTLQQRTRDILQQQGLSGLAIHSGQTHRIFLDDQDYSFKVNPHFKAWLPVLDNPHCWLLVDGVNKPVLLFYRPVDFWHKVADLPNAFWVEFFDIRFLTRPEQVAEHLPANKQEWAYLGGHLDVAELLGLTQPNPEAVLNYLHYHRAYKTPYELECLREANRIGVRGHIAAKDSFMAGASEFEINLAYMKAVGQGANEAPYGNIVAINRNAAILHYTHLSALRVPDAERHSFLIDAGVDFHGYASDITRTWAWRRGEFADLIAALDEQQQEIIKEIKPGRRYSELHLQMHHKLARLLQATELVDMSVDEMINTGVTNVFFPHGLGHFLGLQVHDAGGFMQDERGTHLAAPELFPYLRCTRVMEVDQVFTIEPGLYFIDSLLEPLRRGEQGKRVNWNKVEALRPFGGIRIEDNIVLHANGVENMTRQAGL, encoded by the coding sequence ATGAGCAGCTACAGCCAACTTTTTGCCCAGCACCTCGATACCTTGCAGCAGCGCACCCGCGACATTCTGCAACAACAGGGGCTCAGCGGACTGGCCATTCACTCCGGCCAGACCCACCGCATCTTCCTCGATGATCAGGATTACTCGTTCAAGGTAAACCCGCACTTCAAGGCCTGGTTGCCGGTGCTGGACAACCCCCACTGCTGGCTGCTGGTGGACGGGGTGAACAAACCGGTATTGCTGTTCTACCGCCCGGTCGATTTCTGGCACAAGGTGGCGGATCTGCCCAATGCCTTCTGGGTCGAGTTCTTCGATATCCGTTTCCTGACGAGGCCGGAGCAGGTGGCCGAGCATCTGCCTGCCAACAAGCAGGAGTGGGCCTATCTGGGCGGCCATCTGGACGTGGCCGAGCTGCTGGGGCTGACCCAGCCCAATCCCGAGGCGGTGCTCAACTACCTGCACTATCACCGCGCCTACAAGACCCCCTACGAGCTGGAGTGTCTGCGCGAGGCGAACCGCATCGGGGTGCGCGGCCATATCGCTGCCAAGGACTCCTTTATGGCTGGGGCAAGCGAGTTCGAGATCAATCTGGCCTACATGAAGGCGGTCGGGCAGGGGGCGAATGAGGCGCCCTACGGCAATATCGTTGCCATCAACCGCAATGCAGCCATCCTGCACTACACCCATTTGTCCGCCTTGCGGGTGCCCGATGCGGAACGCCACTCCTTCCTGATCGATGCTGGCGTCGATTTTCACGGTTATGCCTCCGATATCACTCGTACCTGGGCGTGGCGGCGCGGCGAGTTTGCCGATCTGATTGCTGCCCTCGACGAGCAGCAGCAGGAGATCATCAAGGAGATCAAGCCGGGTCGCCGCTACAGCGAGCTGCATCTGCAGATGCACCACAAGCTGGCGCGCCTGCTGCAAGCGACCGAGCTGGTGGACATGTCGGTTGACGAGATGATCAACACCGGGGTGACCAACGTCTTCTTCCCCCACGGCCTCGGCCATTTCCTCGGTCTGCAGGTACACGATGCCGGTGGTTTCATGCAGGATGAGCGCGGCACCCATCTGGCGGCGCCCGAGCTGTTCCCCTATCTGCGCTGCACCCGGGTGATGGAGGTGGATCAGGTGTTCACCATCGAGCCGGGGCTCTACTTTATCGACAGCCTGCTGGAGCCGCTGCGCCGCGGCGAACAGGGCAAACGGGTCAACTGGAACAAGGTGGAGGCACTGCGGCCGTTTGGTGGCATCCGCATCGAAGACAATATCGTGCTGCATGCCAACGGGGTGGAGAACATGACCAGACAAGCAGGGCTCTGA
- a CDS encoding acetoacetate--CoA ligase, whose translation MDNLCLWQPDPLRMQQSNLYRFMAEVNRFHGLQLQNYPQLYQWSVEKTTRFWPLVWQHCGVKGELGNIVAENRQDMQRTRWFPDSRLNFAENLLRRQDESPAIISRIEGSPSRTLSWRELSDQVARLAQWLRHQGIGRGDVVAAYLPNIPETVVAMLATSSLGAIWTSTSPDFGEASVVERFGQTRPRVLFAVDGYHYNGKEIDIQQKVASVVSQLSSIEQTVMIPLLGNPLQLGHDWQQLLASHQGAQLAFESMAFNDPLYILYSSGTTGKPKCIVHGIGGTLLQHLKEHQLHCDIKPGERIFYFTTCGWMMWNWLVSALASGATLVLYDGSPFYPDGNVLWDLARDEQVSLFGTSAKYLDALHKQAYAPIKTHDLPHLRLICSTGSVLSPEGFDYVYQQIKQDVQLSSISGGTDICSCFVIGNPLSPVYRGESQGRGLGLAVQVFNEAGQPVQGEKGELVCTKPFPAQPIYFWGDENGDKYHAAYFERFDNIWCHGDWIELTPTGGILFYGRSDATLNPGGVRIGTSEIYRYVEQLDEVEESIVIGQQWQQDERVVLFVKLKAGCKLDEPLRERIRQQIKQHCTARHVPARILQVDAIPRTKSGKIVELAVREVVHNRPVNNTHALADPEVLNQYRNRPELAS comes from the coding sequence ATGGACAACCTCTGCCTGTGGCAACCGGATCCGCTCAGGATGCAGCAATCCAACCTCTACCGTTTTATGGCGGAGGTGAACCGTTTCCACGGCTTGCAGTTGCAGAATTACCCGCAGCTTTACCAATGGTCGGTGGAGAAGACCACCCGTTTCTGGCCGCTGGTATGGCAACACTGCGGCGTCAAGGGCGAGCTCGGCAACATAGTGGCGGAGAACCGTCAGGATATGCAGCGCACCCGCTGGTTCCCCGACAGCCGCCTCAACTTCGCCGAGAACCTGCTGCGCCGCCAGGACGAGAGCCCGGCCATCATCTCCCGCATCGAAGGGAGCCCAAGCCGCACCCTTAGCTGGCGTGAATTGAGTGATCAGGTTGCCCGGCTGGCTCAGTGGCTGCGCCATCAGGGGATTGGTCGTGGCGATGTGGTGGCGGCCTATCTGCCCAATATTCCGGAAACTGTCGTTGCCATGCTGGCAACCAGCAGCCTCGGGGCGATCTGGACCTCCACCAGCCCCGACTTCGGTGAAGCCAGCGTGGTGGAGCGTTTCGGCCAGACCCGGCCTCGAGTGCTGTTCGCGGTGGATGGTTATCACTACAACGGCAAGGAGATCGACATTCAGCAGAAGGTCGCCAGCGTGGTGAGCCAGTTAAGCAGCATAGAACAGACGGTGATGATCCCCCTGCTCGGCAACCCGCTGCAGCTTGGCCACGACTGGCAACAACTGCTGGCGAGCCACCAGGGTGCCCAGCTCGCCTTCGAGTCGATGGCCTTCAACGATCCGCTCTACATCCTCTATTCGTCAGGCACCACCGGCAAACCCAAGTGCATCGTACACGGCATCGGCGGCACCCTGCTGCAACATCTGAAAGAGCATCAGCTGCACTGCGACATCAAACCGGGGGAGCGGATCTTCTACTTCACCACCTGTGGCTGGATGATGTGGAACTGGCTGGTGAGCGCCCTCGCCTCCGGCGCCACCCTGGTGCTCTACGACGGCTCGCCGTTTTACCCGGACGGCAACGTGTTGTGGGATCTGGCCCGCGACGAGCAAGTCAGCTTGTTCGGTACCTCGGCCAAGTATCTCGATGCGCTGCACAAGCAGGCTTATGCCCCCATCAAGACCCACGACTTGCCGCACTTGCGGCTGATCTGCAGTACCGGCTCCGTGCTGTCGCCGGAGGGATTTGACTACGTTTATCAGCAGATCAAGCAGGATGTGCAGCTCAGCTCCATCTCAGGTGGCACCGATATCTGCTCCTGCTTCGTCATCGGCAACCCCCTCAGCCCGGTCTATCGCGGCGAGAGTCAGGGGCGCGGCCTCGGCCTCGCGGTGCAGGTATTCAACGAAGCGGGCCAGCCGGTGCAGGGGGAGAAGGGCGAGCTGGTCTGCACCAAGCCGTTCCCAGCCCAGCCCATCTACTTCTGGGGCGACGAGAATGGCGACAAGTACCACGCAGCCTACTTCGAGCGGTTCGACAACATCTGGTGCCACGGCGACTGGATCGAGCTGACCCCGACCGGTGGCATTCTGTTCTACGGCCGCTCCGACGCCACCCTCAACCCGGGCGGCGTGCGCATCGGCACCAGCGAGATCTATCGCTATGTTGAACAACTGGACGAGGTGGAAGAGAGCATCGTTATCGGCCAGCAGTGGCAACAGGACGAGCGGGTGGTGCTGTTCGTCAAACTCAAGGCGGGTTGCAAGCTGGACGAGCCGCTGCGCGAGCGGATCCGCCAGCAAATAAAGCAACACTGCACCGCCCGCCATGTGCCCGCCCGCATCCTGCAGGTGGATGCCATCCCCCGTACCAAGTCCGGCAAGATCGTCGAACTGGCGGTGCGGGAGGTGGTGCACAACCGGCCGGTCAACAACACCCATGCCCTCGCCGATCCCGAGGTGCTGAACCAGTATCGCAACCGGCCGGAACTGGCCAGTTGA
- the fadB gene encoding fatty acid oxidation complex subunit alpha FadB, which yields MIYQGETLSVSYLENGIAELRFDAPGSVNKLDRATLLSLSEAIAALQQERELKGLILTSGKDAFIVGADITEFLELFDLPQEDLLGWLKKANDIFNAIEDLPVPTLSAIKGHALGGGCETILSTDFRLADTSAKIGLPETKLGIMPGFGGTVRLPRVIGADNALEWITTGKDVRADDALKVGAIDAVVAPDVLHSAAVQMIKDAIAGKLDWQSRRAAKKAPLRLSKLEAMISFTTAAGMVAAVAGKHYPAPMTAVKTVEAAAGMGRDEALNVEAQGFIKLAKTDVAKALVGIFLNDQHIKALAKKAAKQASKATGHAAVLGAGIMGGGIAYQSASKGIPAVMKDINEKALALGMGEATKLLNGQLEKGRIDGIKMGQVLSAITPTLSYDNVKHVDVVVEAVVENPKVKAAVLGEVEGIIGEDAVLASNTSTIPISLLAKGLKRPQNFCGMHFFNPVHRMPLVEIIRGEQTSDETINRVVAYAAAMGKSPVVVNDCPGFFVNRVLFPYFFGFNKLVADGADFAAVDKVMEKEFGWPMGPAYLLDVVGIDTGHHAGDVMAQGFPARMSKEGRTAIDVMYEVNRFGQKNGKGFYAYEQDKKGKPKKVADAAAYELLAPIAKPKQDFDKEAIIARMMIPMINEVVLCLEEGIVATPAEADIALVYGLGFPPFRGGVFRYLDTIGLDRYVAMADQYADLGPLYRVSDKLREMAAQGKTFY from the coding sequence ATGATCTACCAAGGCGAAACCCTGTCGGTCAGCTACCTCGAAAACGGCATTGCCGAGCTGAGGTTTGATGCCCCGGGTTCAGTCAACAAGCTGGATCGCGCTACCCTGCTCTCCCTGAGCGAAGCGATCGCCGCATTACAACAAGAACGTGAACTAAAAGGTCTGATCCTCACCTCCGGCAAAGACGCCTTTATCGTCGGTGCCGACATTACCGAATTCCTGGAACTGTTCGATCTGCCGCAAGAAGATCTGCTCGGCTGGCTGAAAAAGGCCAACGACATCTTCAACGCCATCGAAGATCTGCCGGTGCCGACCCTCTCCGCCATCAAGGGCCACGCCCTGGGCGGCGGCTGCGAGACCATCCTCTCCACCGACTTCCGTCTGGCCGACACCAGCGCCAAGATTGGCCTGCCCGAGACCAAACTCGGCATCATGCCGGGCTTTGGCGGCACCGTCCGTCTGCCGCGAGTGATCGGTGCCGACAATGCGCTGGAGTGGATCACCACCGGCAAGGATGTCCGTGCCGATGACGCCCTCAAGGTGGGGGCCATCGATGCCGTGGTCGCCCCCGATGTGCTGCACAGCGCTGCCGTGCAGATGATCAAAGACGCCATCGCGGGCAAGCTGGACTGGCAGAGCCGTCGCGCCGCCAAAAAAGCCCCGCTGCGCCTCTCCAAACTGGAAGCCATGATAAGCTTCACCACCGCCGCCGGCATGGTTGCCGCCGTGGCGGGCAAACATTACCCGGCGCCGATGACTGCGGTGAAAACCGTCGAGGCCGCCGCAGGTATGGGCCGTGACGAGGCGCTCAACGTCGAGGCACAAGGCTTTATCAAGCTGGCCAAGACCGATGTCGCCAAGGCGCTGGTCGGTATCTTCCTCAACGATCAACACATCAAGGCGCTGGCCAAGAAGGCAGCCAAGCAGGCAAGTAAGGCCACCGGCCATGCCGCCGTACTGGGTGCCGGCATCATGGGCGGTGGCATCGCCTACCAGTCTGCCAGCAAGGGCATTCCGGCGGTGATGAAAGACATCAACGAGAAGGCGCTGGCACTTGGCATGGGTGAAGCCACCAAGCTGCTTAACGGCCAGCTCGAAAAAGGCCGCATCGACGGCATCAAGATGGGCCAGGTGCTCTCCGCCATCACCCCGACTCTCAGCTATGACAACGTCAAGCATGTGGATGTGGTGGTCGAAGCCGTGGTCGAAAACCCGAAAGTGAAAGCCGCCGTGCTGGGCGAAGTGGAAGGGATCATTGGCGAAGACGCCGTGCTCGCCAGCAACACCTCCACCATTCCCATCTCCCTGCTGGCCAAGGGACTGAAGCGCCCGCAGAACTTCTGCGGCATGCACTTCTTCAACCCGGTACACCGTATGCCGCTGGTGGAGATCATCCGCGGCGAGCAGACCTCCGATGAAACCATCAACCGCGTGGTGGCCTATGCCGCCGCCATGGGCAAGTCCCCGGTGGTGGTCAACGACTGCCCGGGCTTCTTCGTCAACCGGGTGCTGTTCCCCTACTTCTTCGGCTTCAACAAGCTGGTCGCCGATGGCGCCGACTTCGCCGCCGTCGATAAGGTGATGGAGAAGGAGTTCGGCTGGCCGATGGGCCCCGCCTATCTGTTGGACGTGGTCGGCATCGACACCGGTCACCATGCCGGTGATGTGATGGCGCAGGGCTTCCCGGCTCGCATGAGCAAGGAAGGTCGCACCGCCATCGACGTGATGTACGAAGTGAACCGCTTCGGTCAGAAGAACGGCAAGGGCTTCTACGCCTATGAGCAGGACAAGAAGGGCAAGCCGAAGAAGGTGGCTGATGCCGCTGCTTACGAGCTGCTGGCCCCGATTGCCAAGCCGAAGCAGGATTTCGACAAGGAAGCCATCATTGCTCGCATGATGATCCCGATGATCAACGAGGTGGTGCTCTGTCTGGAAGAGGGCATTGTTGCCACCCCAGCCGAAGCCGACATCGCGCTGGTCTACGGTCTGGGCTTCCCTCCCTTCCGCGGCGGCGTGTTCCGCTATCTGGACACTATCGGTCTGGATCGCTACGTGGCCATGGCCGACCAGTATGCCGACTTGGGCCCGCTCTACCGCGTCAGCGACAAGCTGCGCGAGATGGCCGCCCAGGGCAAAACCTTCTACTGA